A stretch of DNA from Desulfosarcina ovata subsp. ovata:
CTGCGGCCCGGATTCGGCGACGCCATGGACGAACAGCGCGTCAAACAGGTCTGGCGGCTTTTCAACCCGGGGGCCGTGCACCCCAAACAGGCCCAGGTCAAATCGGAATGGTGGATTATGTGGCGCCGGATCGCCGGCGGCCTCAACCCCGGCCAGCAGCGCCAGTTGAGCCAGGCACTGGGTACCCTGCGGCAGCCGGGGAAAAACGGCAAAATCAAACTTCCCCTGCAACAGCAGCTGGAACTGTGGATGGCCGTGGGCAACCTGGAACGGCTTTACGTCAAAGACAAGGTCAAATGGGGCCGGATACTGCTGAGCCAGATGCAGACCGGAGCAGCTAGGCATCAGCTGGTGTGGGCCCTGTCGCGCCTGGGCGCCCGTGAGTTGCTTTACGGACCGGTGGACCGAGTGATCCCGGCCCAAACGGTAAGCATGTGGATCGACGCCCTCTTGGGAAAAAACTGGGATGCATCGAAGATGCTCGTCGGTGCCCTGGTGCGCATGGCGCGCAAGACCGGCGACCGCACCCGTGACCTTGGCCCGGATGTGATCCGGCGCATCATCGACTGGTTGCCGGACGGCGGCGATGGCAACGATGCGCGGCGATTTCTCGAGGATGTCATTCCCATGGAGCAACAGGAGGAACAGGCCGTGTTCGGAGAATCCCTGCCTGCAGGGCTGCTTTTTCACGAAAGCCAATAGCGGTGGGCCCTTCAGTGGCCCTCCATCGCACCGGCACACCACATCATGTCCCCTCCCCTTAACCATCCAGTCTTTGTCCTGATTAGGTTTCCGGTCATTCGAAGTCCAAGTAATTACCAATCTTGCTACAATGTATCGTTACATGTTAATTATTGATTGGCGATATACCTATAATTCAGCAGGTCGATAATATGGGAACTCTTGAGGTCAGAATTCTTAAAAAAGCTCGCTGTGCTCATTTTATGGGTTCACTGAAAGCTTACGTTCAAAATATACATTCAGAAAGGCATGTTGATGCGAAAGATTATCTTCTCATTTATATTTTTAACCAATACTGTTCGGCACAGTCATTGATAAGAGTATTGAGCAATAACTTTGGCGATATTCACATCAAATATTTCTAACAAATTATTTTTTACTGCTAATAACCAGTGAAGACCAATTTTATAAAACTGTTTTAATTTTTCTCCAAGAAGAGTTACTAACCCGCAAACATATGGTCTTTTTGCATTTGAATTGGAGCATGAAGATGAAGTTAGCAAGGTTTCGTTCTTATTATTTTCTTCAGATTCATGCTCATCTTTTTCATTTTCTCTGCTTATTATTTCCGTATCTTGTTTGAATGATAATAACAATAGATAAGCAATCATATACAAGTAGAATTGTATCTGTACGCCATGAGGAGATTGGCTCATTAAGTGAATTCCCTTGAAGGTTCTTTTTATGAAGCGAAAAAAAAGTTCCACTTGCCACCTGTAAGCGTAAAGCATTATAATTTCGTAAGTTGTCAAATCATTTCTGTTTGTGATCAAAATGTAGTTTTCGCCCATAGCCGTAAAGCTAACAATACGATAACTTGCTTTGTTTTCATCGCTATTGAATATTATATTTGAATCTGTGATGTCACTGAAAAATTTCAAGAATGTATCCGGTACGGTGGCAGTGAGACACTCTTTTACAGTGTACGTCATATTCGACTTTCCGCGAATAATAAAAAATGCATTGCTGTCGGATATCTGCTTGAACAGATTGAAAGCGATATAGCCTCGATCACAGACATATGTAATGCCTTCGCGAAGAATTTGCTTAACAAATTCTTTTTCGGAAAAGTTACCTTCCGTACTGATAAATTCGGTTGGAATCATTCGGTTGAGTTCAAAAGATAAATGCATTTTGATCGCATTAGCGGTTTTCTTGTAACAAGCCCATGCCATATTGGAAATGGCCGGAAAAAGCGAACCATCTACAATTAGCATTTTTCCAAGATGACTGATTTCCGGAATTTTATGCAAATCCAATTCTTTTACCAACTGATGGAATATATCTTTAAATATTTCTGGGGGATAACGATTAAACGCTTCATTATACATAGACTTCGATGCGACGACCAATCCTAATGCCTTAGCAGTTGGTGATGTTTTGATCTCAGTGACGATTTGTCCAACGCTTTTAATTCTGGTTATTATTCCAAAAAGCAAATTTGTGGTGAACGATGATAATGAAAGCTTGTAAGTGTCCAAATCATTATGGAGACTATTTTGAGTAACCTCAATCAATGGTAGCACCGGTGATAGAATTGTTTGAAAAACATTTTTGTCGATGTGTTCGCTCATGGAGACCTCCTGGTTAATTAATTGTACCCACCATGATTAAAACACAAAGCGATCTTTTTGTCCAGCGCTATTTTTTATTTTAATAACAAGATGTTACGGCAATATGTATGCCGAACGGTATTGATTTTTAACATTTTTTTTATGTCCCCATAGAGTTTTATCTTATGAGCATCTTTCTATATGGATCCACCCTTATATTCCTGCTACTGAAATTTTAAATCGGTTCACCCCATTGACAAAGTATCTCAGTGAAAAACTTAACATCCCAGTATCGATACATATACAGAAAAGCTACCAAGATCATATTGATTATGTTGGACAAAACAAAGCAGATATCGCATTCTTAGGTCCGATGAGCTATATTTGTTTAAAAGATAAATACGGCACAAAACCACTTATAGCAAAACTTGAGATAGACAACACTTCCTGCTTTTACGGTGTAATTATCACCCGTAGTGATTCTAACATAAATTCTTTAAACGACCTTAAAGGTAAAAGTTTTGCCTTTGGAGATCGAAATTCAACAATGAGTTATATAGTTCCAAAGAACATGCTTCTAAAAGCTGGTATCACGATAGATTCTTTTAATAAGTATGATTTTTTAAATTCTCACCATAATGTGGCCTTGGCAGTTTTAGGTGGGTATTATGACGCAGGGGGGGTAAAGGAAGAAGTTTTTAATGAATTTAAAGAAAAAGGAATAAAAATACTGGCAAAGAGTCCTCCTATATCAGAGCATCTATTTGTTGCACGTTCAGACTTTCCAAAAACATTAATTGAAAATATACGTCAACACTTCATTGGCATTAAGAATAGCCAAAATGGTGCATTTATATTAAAATCAATTAAATTATGTGCAACAGATTTAGTCCCCGTTTCCGATCGAGATTATGATCCCTTGAGAGAACTGTTAAAAACTGATATTAAGAAATGAAAAAAAATAAACACTTAAAAATGATTGGAGCATATAGGAATGCTATGATTGGTATGACATTCCTTATTCTCTCTTTTCTTCTAATTACGAACTATTTCATATTGAAATTTCAGCGTGTTGAATACATGCAAAATTTTAGAAGGAATACAATGTTGGAACTGGACGTTGCTGCATCACTTATGGTGGAACCTTTATTAAAAGAGGACTTTCAAATTGTAGACCAGTTTATTATAAATTGGGCGATAAGCAACAATCTTGTACTAAAATTTTATGCAAAAAATCCTAAAGGACATATCTTTTCGAGTTATAATCGCGACGCTACTAGTTCATTACATATTTCCGTTTCTAAAAAAGTCTTCCATTTGAACAGACACATCCTAACATTATATATCACTAAAGACTGCTCTGGAATCGAGAAAATAATCGCCGAAATCAAAAAAATATTGATCGTTAGCTCGATCCTTATTTTAAGTGCTTTAAGCGGCGGATTATGGATTATTTTCAGGTTTCTAACAATTAAACCATTGGAAAAGGAAATTGATAGAAGATTAAAAGCAGAGGAAAAATTAGCAGCTGTCAATAATGAATTAGACGACAAAGTAAAACAACGCACACAGGAATTATCAAATAAAAATATAGAACTCATTAACGAAATTCAACAGCGCGAAAATGCAGAAGAGGAGGTCCTTGCACAATCCGAAAGGTTTAGGGTATTCTTTGATTCAATCAACGATGCAATTTTTATCCAACCATTTAAAGAAAAAAGTTTGGCGCCATTTGTTGAAATCAATAAAATATCTTGTGAAAGATATGGATATACCCGTGAGGAGCTATTATTTCTTTCTATGCATGATATAACCGATGAGTCGTGCTACGAAGAATTTGAACATAATATCAATCGCTTGGAATTAAGTGAAACAAAACATCTTATTTTTGAAGCTGTTCATATTAAGAAATCAGGAGAAACTTTTCCAGTTGAAATCAATGCCAACATAGTTTTTCAGCACGAAGAACCTTTTATCCTTACTGTTGCAAGAGATATCACTGAACGCAAGTACGTTGAAATAGAAAAGCACGCTCTTAAGGAACAACTAATTCAATCTCAAAAACTGGAAGCTATCGGCACATTGGCAGGTGGCATCGCCCATGACTTCAACAATATTTTATCAGCTGTCATCGGGTATACAGAGATCGCTTTGGATGACGATCTGTCGGCGGATACCCCCGCCAGGGACAGCCTGGAAAATGTCTTGAAGGCGGGTCTGCGGGCCAAAGATCTAGTGAAACAAATTCTGGCTTTCAGTCGGCAGACACAATTCGAAAAAAAGCCCATCATCCTTTCGCCCATCGTGAAAGAGGTGTTGAAACTGATGCGCGCCTCACTGCCTGCCAACATCGAAATCCGTCACCA
This window harbors:
- the phnD gene encoding phosphate/phosphite/phosphonate ABC transporter substrate-binding protein translates to MHPYIPATEILNRFTPLTKYLSEKLNIPVSIHIQKSYQDHIDYVGQNKADIAFLGPMSYICLKDKYGTKPLIAKLEIDNTSCFYGVIITRSDSNINSLNDLKGKSFAFGDRNSTMSYIVPKNMLLKAGITIDSFNKYDFLNSHHNVALAVLGGYYDAGGVKEEVFNEFKEKGIKILAKSPPISEHLFVARSDFPKTLIENIRQHFIGIKNSQNGAFILKSIKLCATDLVPVSDRDYDPLRELLKTDIKK
- a CDS encoding PAS domain-containing sensor histidine kinase, producing MLELDVAASLMVEPLLKEDFQIVDQFIINWAISNNLVLKFYAKNPKGHIFSSYNRDATSSLHISVSKKVFHLNRHILTLYITKDCSGIEKIIAEIKKILIVSSILILSALSGGLWIIFRFLTIKPLEKEIDRRLKAEEKLAAVNNELDDKVKQRTQELSNKNIELINEIQQRENAEEEVLAQSERFRVFFDSINDAIFIQPFKEKSLAPFVEINKISCERYGYTREELLFLSMHDITDESCYEEFEHNINRLELSETKHLIFEAVHIKKSGETFPVEINANIVFQHEEPFILTVARDITERKYVEIEKHALKEQLIQSQKLEAIGTLAGGIAHDFNNILSAVIGYTEIALDDDLSADTPARDSLENVLKAGLRAKDLVKQILAFSRQTQFEKKPIILSPIVKEVLKLMRASLPANIEIRHHISADNCTISGNPIQIHQVLMNLCVNAGYAMRNSGGSLEVALSAVDYDQIAPLIQADLTPRPYVALTVTDIGPGMPASVLKQIFDPFFTTKPKEEGTGLGLSVVHGIVKEHEGAIHAASQLDEGTTFSVYLPLLVEAKEGGAEAAGPLPTGNERILAVDDEKAIASTLQQILKRLGYTVMTVSSGREALHLFSKDPDRFDLVITDQTMPLMTGDQLAMKILELRPNIPIILCTGFSHVMDEAHAKKIGVREYIMKPVTSRDLSEAVRRVLDQR
- a CDS encoding IS4 family transposase, coding for MSEHIDKNVFQTILSPVLPLIEVTQNSLHNDLDTYKLSLSSFTTNLLFGIITRIKSVGQIVTEIKTSPTAKALGLVVASKSMYNEAFNRYPPEIFKDIFHQLVKELDLHKIPEISHLGKMLIVDGSLFPAISNMAWACYKKTANAIKMHLSFELNRMIPTEFISTEGNFSEKEFVKQILREGITYVCDRGYIAFNLFKQISDSNAFFIIRGKSNMTYTVKECLTATVPDTFLKFFSDITDSNIIFNSDENKASYRIVSFTAMGENYILITNRNDLTTYEIIMLYAYRWQVELFFRFIKRTFKGIHLMSQSPHGVQIQFYLYMIAYLLLLSFKQDTEIISRENEKDEHESEENNKNETLLTSSSCSNSNAKRPYVCGLVTLLGEKLKQFYKIGLHWLLAVKNNLLEIFDVNIAKVIAQYSYQ